One part of the [Pantoea] beijingensis genome encodes these proteins:
- the ribF gene encoding bifunctional riboflavin kinase/FAD synthetase, translated as MKFIRGIHNLREQHRGCVLTIGNFDGVHRGHQALLARLCGEGQRRGLPVVVMLFEPQPLELFAADNAPARLTRLREKIRYLAEAGVDAVLCVRFDRRFAALSAQSFIADLLVKKLGVHFLAVGDDFRFGAGRQGDFLLLQKAGDEYGFDVISTQTFCDGGKRISSTAVRQALAADDLKLAESLLGHPFSISGRVVHGDALGRTIGFPTANIPLRRVMSPVKGVYAVEVHGLGDKPLPGVANIGTRPTVAGLRQQLEVHLLDVAMNLYGRHIDVVLCQKIRNEQRFASLDALKEQIANDVVTARNYFGRHPK; from the coding sequence ATGAAGTTTATCCGCGGCATACATAATCTCAGAGAGCAGCATCGCGGCTGCGTGCTGACCATCGGCAACTTTGACGGTGTTCATCGTGGTCATCAGGCCTTGCTGGCTCGCCTCTGTGGAGAGGGACAGCGTCGTGGCTTGCCGGTCGTAGTGATGTTGTTTGAACCTCAACCGCTTGAGCTGTTTGCGGCCGATAATGCGCCAGCACGGCTGACGCGTCTGCGCGAAAAAATACGCTATCTGGCGGAAGCGGGCGTGGATGCCGTGCTTTGTGTCCGTTTTGATCGCCGCTTTGCCGCGCTGAGTGCACAAAGTTTTATCGCTGACCTGCTGGTGAAAAAACTCGGCGTTCACTTTCTTGCCGTGGGAGATGATTTCCGCTTCGGTGCTGGTCGTCAGGGGGATTTCCTGTTATTACAGAAAGCGGGGGATGAGTATGGTTTTGATGTCATCAGCACCCAAACTTTCTGTGATGGCGGCAAGCGTATTAGCAGCACGGCCGTACGGCAGGCGCTGGCAGCAGATGATTTGAAACTGGCGGAATCATTGCTGGGACACCCCTTTAGCATCTCTGGCCGTGTGGTGCATGGTGATGCGTTAGGGCGTACTATCGGCTTTCCAACGGCTAATATCCCGCTGCGTCGCGTTATGTCCCCGGTTAAAGGGGTATATGCCGTTGAAGTGCATGGGTTAGGGGATAAACCCTTGCCCGGTGTCGCTAATATTGGGACACGTCCAACCGTAGCCGGGCTGCGTCAGCAGTTAGAGGTTCATCTGTTGGATGTTGCAATGAACCTGTATGGACGCCATATAGATGTGGTGCTCTGTCAAAAGATCCGCAACGAGCAGCGATTCGCGTCGCTCGATGCGTTAAAAGAGCAAATTGCGAACGATGTGGTGACAGCCCGAAACTATTTTGGGCGTCACCCAAAGTAA
- the fkpB gene encoding FKBP-type peptidyl-prolyl cis-trans isomerase, with the protein MTDSVQRDSAVLVHFTLKLDDGSTAESTRANGKPALFRLGDGSLSDALEQALLGLKVGDKHAFSLSPESAFGPASPDMIQYFSRRDFMQAGEPEVGSIMLFSGMGGSEMPGVIREISGDSITVDFNHPLAGQTILFDVDVLEIDPVLEGAHANPVG; encoded by the coding sequence ATGACTGATTCTGTACAACGTGATAGCGCGGTGCTGGTGCATTTCACGCTCAAACTCGATGATGGTTCAACCGCCGAGTCGACGCGTGCCAACGGTAAACCTGCACTATTCCGTCTTGGTGATGGCAGCCTGTCCGATGCGCTTGAACAGGCGCTGCTTGGGCTGAAGGTGGGTGATAAGCATGCCTTTTCGCTGTCGCCGGAGTCTGCATTTGGCCCGGCCAGTCCTGATATGATCCAGTATTTCTCCCGCCGTGATTTTATGCAGGCTGGTGAACCTGAGGTGGGTTCTATCATGTTGTTTAGCGGCATGGGCGGCAGTGAAATGCCGGGGGTGATCCGCGAAATTTCCGGTGATTCGATCACCGTTGATTTTAATCATCCATTGGCAGGACAGACCATTCTGTTTGACGTCGACGTGCTGGAAATCGATCCGGTACTGGAGGGAGCGCATGCAAATCCTGTTGGCTAA
- the ispH gene encoding 4-hydroxy-3-methylbut-2-enyl diphosphate reductase, producing the protein MQILLANPRGFCAGVDRAISIVERALEMYGAPIYVRHEVVHNRYVVNSLRDRGAIFIEEIAEVPDNSILIFSAHGVSQAVRAEARSRNLTMLFDATCPLVTKVHMEVARASRKGTEAILIGHAGHPEVEGTMGQYSNPQGGMYLVESPEDVYQLQVKNEDNLCFMTQTTLSVDDTSEIIDALRDRFPKIIGPRKDDICYATTNRQEAVRNLAKDADVVLVVGSKNSSNSNRLAELAQRAGKLARLIDSAEDIQEEWIKGVNCVGVTAGASAPDILVQDVIKRLRELGGEAAVELMGREENIVFEVPKELRVEVREVE; encoded by the coding sequence ATGCAAATCCTGTTGGCTAATCCACGTGGCTTTTGCGCAGGTGTCGACCGCGCGATAAGCATTGTTGAGCGGGCGCTTGAGATGTATGGTGCGCCGATCTACGTTCGTCATGAAGTGGTGCATAATCGCTATGTAGTGAACAGTCTCCGCGATCGTGGTGCGATTTTTATTGAAGAGATCGCGGAAGTGCCGGATAACTCGATCCTGATCTTCTCTGCGCACGGCGTATCGCAAGCGGTGCGCGCGGAAGCGCGTTCGCGTAACCTGACGATGTTATTTGATGCGACCTGTCCGCTGGTCACAAAGGTCCATATGGAAGTGGCGCGCGCCAGCCGTAAAGGGACCGAAGCGATTTTGATCGGTCATGCCGGCCATCCGGAAGTTGAAGGGACCATGGGCCAGTACAGCAACCCACAAGGGGGAATGTATTTGGTGGAGTCACCGGAAGACGTGTATCAACTGCAGGTGAAAAATGAAGATAACCTGTGCTTTATGACCCAAACCACGCTGTCAGTGGATGATACATCAGAGATTATTGATGCATTGCGTGACCGCTTCCCGAAAATTATTGGGCCGCGCAAAGATGATATTTGTTACGCCACGACGAACCGCCAGGAGGCGGTGCGCAATCTGGCGAAAGATGCCGATGTGGTGCTGGTGGTAGGCTCAAAGAACTCATCAAATTCAAATCGTCTGGCAGAACTGGCACAGCGCGCGGGTAAGCTGGCGCGTCTGATCGATTCAGCTGAAGATATTCAGGAAGAGTGGATTAAAGGTGTCAACTGCGTGGGTGTCACCGCCGGTGCTTCGGCGCCCGATATTTTGGTTCAGGATGTGATAAAGCGTCTGCGTGAATTGGGTGGTGAAGCGGCGGTTGAATTAATGGGTCGCGAAGAGAATATCGTTTTTGAGGTGCCAAAAGAGCTACGCGTCGAGGTTCGTGAAGTCGAGTAG
- the ileS gene encoding isoleucine--tRNA ligase: protein MSDYKSTLNLPETGFPMRGDLAKREPGMLQRWYDDNLYGIIREAKKGKKTFILHDGPPYANGSIHIGHSVNKILKDIIVKSKGLAGFDSPYVPGWDCHGLPIEHKVEQTIGKPGEKVSAAEFRAACRAYAAEQVEGQKKDFIRLGVLGDWDRPYLTMDFKTEANIIRALGKIIGNGHLHKGAKPVHWCLDCRSALAEAEVEYYDKTSPSIDVMFNAVDSAAVQAKFGVSDASGPVALVIWTTTPWTMPANRAISLHPEFEYQLVQIEGKTLILAKDLVESVMKRAGIDSWTVLGSTTGAELELMRFTHPFLSFDVPVVLGEHVTLEAGTGAVHTAPGHGPDDYVIGQKYGLETANPVGPDGCFIKGTWPTLDGVQVFKANDIIVELLREQGALLHVEKMLHSYPSCWRHKTPIIFRATPQWFISMDQKGLRAQSLKEIKGVQWIPDWGQARIESMVANRPDWCISRQRTWGVPMALFVHKETEQLHPDTLELMEKVAQRVEADGIQAWWDLDAKALMGDDADNYIKVPDTLDVWFDSGSTSYSVVDARPEFGGHEPDMYLEGSDQHRGWFMSSLMISTAMKGKAPYRQVLTHGFTVDGQGRKMSKSIGNTVSPQDVMNKLGGDILRLWVASTDYTGEMAVSDEILKRSADAYRRIRNTARFLLANLNGFNPETDMVKPEEMVVLDRWAVGRALAAQNDIVASYANYDFHEVVQRLMQFCSVEMGSFYLDIIKDRQYTAKADGVARRSCQTALYFIVEALVRWMAPIMSFTADEIWGYLPGKRAQYVFTEEWFDGLFGLADNESMNDAYWAELLKVRGEVNKIIEQARADKRLGGSLEASVTLYADADLAAKLNGLGNELRFVLLTSGAKVADYAQAGEDAQQSDVLKGLKIALNNAEGDKCPRCWHFTTDVGHNAQHAEICGRCFTNVAGDGEERKFA from the coding sequence ATGAGTGACTATAAATCTACCCTGAATTTGCCGGAAACGGGGTTCCCGATGCGTGGCGATCTGGCCAAACGCGAACCGGGTATGCTGCAGCGTTGGTATGATGACAATTTGTACGGCATCATCCGCGAAGCCAAAAAAGGGAAAAAAACCTTTATTCTGCACGATGGCCCTCCTTACGCGAACGGCAGTATTCATATTGGTCACTCAGTTAATAAGATTCTGAAAGACATTATTGTTAAGTCCAAAGGGCTGGCCGGATTTGATTCCCCTTATGTGCCAGGCTGGGACTGTCATGGGTTGCCGATTGAACACAAAGTTGAGCAAACGATCGGCAAGCCTGGCGAAAAGGTCAGTGCAGCAGAGTTTCGTGCGGCCTGTCGTGCCTACGCTGCTGAGCAGGTTGAAGGCCAGAAAAAAGATTTTATTCGCTTAGGCGTACTGGGCGACTGGGATCGTCCTTATTTGACGATGGATTTCAAGACTGAAGCCAACATCATCCGCGCACTGGGTAAAATCATTGGCAATGGCCATTTGCATAAAGGTGCGAAGCCAGTGCACTGGTGCCTGGATTGTCGCTCGGCGCTGGCCGAAGCAGAGGTGGAATATTACGATAAAACATCGCCTTCAATTGATGTGATGTTCAACGCGGTGGATAGTGCGGCAGTGCAGGCTAAATTTGGCGTCAGCGACGCAAGTGGCCCGGTTGCGCTGGTTATCTGGACCACCACGCCATGGACCATGCCGGCTAACCGCGCGATTTCATTGCACCCGGAATTTGAATATCAGCTGGTACAAATCGAAGGCAAGACGCTGATTCTGGCGAAAGATCTGGTTGAAAGCGTAATGAAGCGTGCCGGTATCGACAGCTGGACCGTGCTGGGTAGCACGACTGGCGCCGAACTGGAACTGATGCGCTTCACGCATCCCTTCCTTAGTTTTGATGTGCCCGTTGTGTTGGGCGAACACGTCACGCTGGAAGCAGGTACCGGTGCGGTACATACTGCGCCGGGCCACGGCCCTGATGACTATGTTATCGGTCAGAAATACGGACTGGAAACAGCGAATCCAGTTGGACCGGACGGCTGCTTTATTAAAGGCACCTGGCCTACGCTTGATGGTGTGCAGGTCTTTAAGGCTAATGACATTATTGTCGAACTATTGCGTGAGCAAGGTGCGCTGCTGCATGTTGAAAAAATGCTGCACAGTTATCCCAGCTGCTGGCGTCACAAAACACCGATTATCTTCCGCGCAACACCGCAGTGGTTTATCAGTATGGATCAGAAAGGATTGCGCGCGCAGTCACTGAAAGAGATCAAAGGTGTGCAGTGGATCCCGGATTGGGGCCAGGCACGCATTGAGTCCATGGTGGCGAATCGTCCTGACTGGTGTATCTCACGCCAGCGTACCTGGGGCGTGCCTATGGCGCTGTTCGTACACAAGGAGACTGAGCAACTGCATCCCGACACGCTTGAGCTGATGGAGAAAGTGGCGCAGCGTGTTGAAGCTGATGGAATTCAGGCATGGTGGGATCTGGATGCCAAAGCGCTGATGGGCGACGATGCTGACAACTATATTAAAGTTCCGGATACGCTGGATGTTTGGTTCGACTCTGGTTCAACCAGCTATTCGGTGGTGGATGCGCGTCCTGAGTTTGGAGGTCATGAGCCTGATATGTACCTGGAAGGTTCGGATCAGCATCGCGGCTGGTTTATGTCATCACTGATGATCTCAACCGCGATGAAAGGCAAAGCGCCTTATCGCCAGGTGCTAACACATGGCTTCACCGTGGATGGGCAAGGACGCAAAATGTCCAAGTCTATTGGTAACACCGTCAGCCCGCAGGATGTGATGAATAAACTGGGCGGTGACATCCTGCGTTTGTGGGTCGCTTCAACTGATTATACCGGTGAAATGGCGGTGTCAGATGAGATCCTGAAGCGTTCCGCTGATGCTTACCGTCGTATCCGTAACACCGCTCGTTTCCTGCTGGCGAACCTTAATGGTTTCAATCCGGAAACCGATATGGTCAAGCCAGAAGAGATGGTGGTGCTGGATCGTTGGGCGGTGGGACGTGCTCTGGCGGCGCAGAATGATATTGTGGCGTCCTATGCAAACTACGACTTCCATGAAGTCGTACAACGCCTGATGCAGTTCTGTTCGGTTGAGATGGGTTCCTTCTATCTGGATATCATTAAAGACCGCCAGTACACCGCGAAGGCTGATGGCGTGGCGCGTCGTAGCTGCCAGACTGCGCTCTATTTTATCGTTGAAGCGCTGGTGCGCTGGATGGCGCCCATCATGTCTTTCACTGCGGATGAGATCTGGGGTTATTTACCAGGAAAACGTGCGCAGTATGTGTTTACCGAGGAGTGGTTTGATGGCTTGTTCGGCCTGGCTGACAACGAATCGATGAATGATGCCTACTGGGCCGAGTTGCTGAAAGTACGTGGTGAGGTGAATAAAATCATTGAGCAGGCCCGTGCGGATAAACGCCTGGGGGGTTCACTGGAAGCGTCCGTCACCCTCTATGCCGATGCTGACCTTGCGGCGAAACTCAACGGTCTTGGAAACGAGTTGCGTTTTGTGCTGCTGACTTCCGGCGCGAAAGTGGCGGATTATGCTCAGGCGGGCGAGGATGCTCAGCAGAGCGACGTGCTGAAGGGGCTGAAAATCGCGCTGAATAACGCGGAAGGCGATAAATGTCCACGCTGCTGGCATTTCACTACCGACGTGGGCCACAACGCGCAGCACGCAGAAATTTGCGGTCGCTGTTTCACTAATGTAGCCGGTGACGGCGAAGAGCGTAAGTTTGCCTGA
- the lspA gene encoding signal peptidase II, whose protein sequence is MRKPLLSTGLRWLWLVLVLIVIDFGSKQWVMNNFMLHQSMSVMPSLNFFYAHNYGAAFSFLADKGGWQRWFFAGIAIAIAVALLVMMYRTPASLKLNNIAYALIIGGALGNLFDRAYHGFVVDFIDFYIGDWHFATFNIADCGITIGAVLIVLESFLSPSGKQEKQKG, encoded by the coding sequence ATGCGTAAGCCATTATTATCAACTGGATTGCGCTGGCTGTGGCTGGTGCTGGTGCTGATCGTTATTGATTTTGGTAGCAAGCAATGGGTTATGAATAATTTCATGCTGCATCAGTCAATGTCGGTTATGCCGTCTTTAAATTTTTTCTATGCACATAACTATGGCGCGGCCTTTAGTTTTCTTGCCGATAAAGGCGGCTGGCAACGGTGGTTCTTTGCTGGTATCGCTATCGCTATTGCGGTGGCATTGCTGGTGATGATGTACCGTACCCCTGCCAGCCTGAAACTAAACAACATTGCCTATGCGCTAATTATTGGCGGCGCGCTGGGTAATCTGTTTGATCGTGCTTACCATGGCTTTGTGGTCGATTTTATCGATTTCTATATCGGCGACTGGCATTTTGCCACCTTCAATATTGCCGACTGTGGTATCACCATCGGCGCCGTACTGATTGTGCTGGAGAGTTTTTTATCGCCCTCCGGGAAACAGGAAAAACAGAAAGGGTAA
- the rihC gene encoding ribonucleoside hydrolase RihC — MNRIPIILDTDPGIDDAIALAAALFSPQLDLKLITTVAGNVSVAKTTRNALQLMHFWQADIPVAQGAATPLLRRPRDAANVHGESGMEGYTFVEHARTTLPVPAFQAIYDCLSASAEPVTLVTIGPLTNIALLLTQYPECKPKIKRLVMMGGSAGRGNLTPTAEFNIAIDPEAAARVFTSGLEIVMCGLDVTNQAILSPDYLAQLSGLNQTGSMLHAIFSHYRSGSMTTGLRMHDLCAIAWLIKPTLFTTQRCFVAVETQGEFTAGTTVVDIDNHLGMPANADVALDLDVSGFRQWVAEVLQHAP; from the coding sequence ATGAACAGGATCCCAATTATTCTCGATACCGATCCCGGCATCGACGATGCTATCGCTCTGGCCGCGGCACTTTTTTCCCCACAGTTGGATTTGAAGCTGATCACCACGGTTGCGGGAAATGTTTCAGTGGCAAAAACCACGCGAAATGCGCTGCAACTGATGCACTTCTGGCAAGCGGATATCCCGGTAGCGCAGGGCGCGGCGACGCCATTGCTACGTCGCCCGCGCGATGCCGCTAATGTTCATGGCGAGTCGGGAATGGAAGGTTACACGTTTGTCGAGCACGCGCGTACCACGCTGCCAGTGCCGGCGTTTCAGGCGATATATGACTGTTTATCTGCCAGCGCGGAGCCCGTCACGTTGGTGACCATCGGCCCACTTACCAATATCGCGCTGTTGCTAACGCAATACCCGGAATGCAAACCGAAAATTAAACGGCTGGTGATGATGGGGGGATCTGCCGGACGTGGCAATTTAACTCCCACTGCGGAGTTTAATATCGCCATCGATCCCGAGGCGGCGGCACGCGTATTTACCAGCGGGCTGGAAATTGTGATGTGTGGGCTGGACGTAACTAATCAGGCAATATTAAGCCCGGACTATTTGGCGCAACTATCGGGCTTAAATCAAACCGGCAGCATGCTGCACGCTATATTCAGCCATTATCGTAGCGGGAGTATGACCACAGGCTTGCGCATGCATGATTTGTGCGCCATTGCCTGGCTGATAAAGCCAACGTTATTTACCACGCAACGCTGTTTTGTCGCGGTAGAAACTCAGGGTGAATTCACTGCTGGTACCACCGTGGTGGATATTGATAATCACCTTGGGATGCCGGCTAATGCTGACGTTGCGCTGGACCTGGACGTATCCGGTTTTAGACAGTGGGTTGCGGAAGTATTACAGCATGCACCCTGA
- the carA gene encoding glutamine-hydrolyzing carbamoyl-phosphate synthase small subunit, with the protein MIKSALLVLEDGTQFHGRAIGAEGSAVGEVVFNTSMTGYQEILTDPSYSRQIVTLTYPHIGNVGTNVADEESSQVHAQGLVIRDLPLIASNFRNEEGLSDYLKRHNIVAIADIDTRKLTRLLREKGAQNGCIIAGGAPDAELALQKAKAFPGLKGMDLAKEVTTREAYSWQQGSWTLDTGLPEQKSEQELPFHVVAYDYGVKRNILRMLVDRGCRLTVVPAQTSAEDVLKLNPDGVFLSNGPGDPEPCDYAITAIQTLLETTIPVFGICLGHQLLALASGAKTVKMKLGHHGGNHPVKDLNRDCVMITAQNHGFAVDDRDLPANLRVTHTSLFDHTVQGIHRTDKAAFSFQGHPEASPGPHDAAPLFDHFIELIEAHRSIAK; encoded by the coding sequence TTGATTAAGTCAGCGCTATTGGTTCTGGAAGACGGAACCCAATTCCACGGTCGGGCCATTGGGGCAGAAGGGTCGGCAGTGGGGGAAGTCGTTTTCAACACTTCAATGACCGGTTATCAAGAAATCCTTACAGACCCTTCCTATTCCCGCCAGATCGTCACTCTCACTTATCCTCATATCGGTAATGTCGGCACCAACGTGGCTGATGAAGAATCCTCTCAGGTTCATGCGCAGGGCCTCGTCATTCGCGACCTGCCGCTAATTGCCAGTAATTTTCGTAATGAGGAAGGGCTGTCAGACTATCTTAAGCGCCATAACATTGTGGCGATTGCCGATATCGATACCCGTAAACTCACCCGCCTGCTGCGGGAGAAAGGGGCGCAGAACGGTTGCATCATTGCGGGGGGGGCACCTGATGCTGAACTGGCATTGCAGAAAGCGAAAGCCTTTCCTGGCCTGAAGGGAATGGATCTGGCAAAAGAGGTCACGACCCGCGAAGCATACAGCTGGCAGCAGGGAAGTTGGACGCTGGATACCGGTTTACCGGAGCAGAAAAGTGAACAAGAACTGCCATTCCACGTTGTGGCGTATGATTATGGTGTGAAGCGTAATATTCTGCGCATGTTAGTCGACCGGGGCTGTCGCCTGACCGTTGTACCCGCGCAAACCTCGGCTGAAGATGTGTTGAAACTTAACCCGGATGGGGTTTTCTTGTCTAACGGTCCAGGTGATCCAGAGCCTTGCGATTATGCTATTACGGCGATTCAGACTTTGCTGGAAACGACCATCCCCGTCTTTGGTATCTGCCTTGGACATCAGTTGCTGGCACTGGCCAGTGGCGCGAAAACGGTGAAAATGAAGCTCGGCCACCATGGCGGTAACCATCCGGTAAAAGATCTGAACAGAGACTGTGTGATGATTACTGCACAGAACCACGGTTTTGCCGTCGATGATCGCGACCTGCCAGCCAATTTACGTGTGACGCACACCTCGCTGTTTGACCATACCGTCCAGGGAATCCACCGTACGGATAAAGCGGCATTTAGCTTCCAGGGACACCCTGAAGCGAGCCCGGGCCCGCATGATGCGGCTCCGCTGTTTGATCATTTTATTGAACTGATCGAAGCCCACCGTTCCATCGCAAAATAA
- the dapB gene encoding 4-hydroxy-tetrahydrodipicolinate reductase yields MNQIRIAIVGATGRMGRQLIQATQQAEGVCLGAALARKGASLIGSDAGELAGIGSIGIRISDNLAEVVDDFDILIDFTRPEGTLEYLAFCREHHKGMVIGTTGFDEAGKAAIKQAAQQIGIVFAANFSVGVNLVLKLLEKAAKVMGDYADIEIIEAHHRHKVDAPSGTALAMGEAIAGAMNWELNDHAVYAREGHTGEREAQTIGFSTVRAGDIVGEHTAMFADVGERVEITHKASSRMTFANGAVKAALWVSDKKSGIFDMKDVLSLNDL; encoded by the coding sequence ATGAATCAAATCCGCATTGCCATCGTTGGCGCGACCGGACGCATGGGACGGCAGTTAATTCAGGCTACGCAGCAGGCTGAAGGCGTATGTTTAGGCGCGGCGCTGGCGCGAAAAGGCGCGTCACTCATTGGCAGTGATGCAGGCGAGCTCGCGGGGATCGGCAGTATTGGCATTCGGATTAGCGATAACCTTGCGGAGGTCGTTGATGATTTTGATATCCTCATCGATTTTACCCGCCCTGAAGGTACGCTGGAATATTTGGCTTTTTGCCGTGAACACCACAAAGGCATGGTTATCGGTACCACGGGTTTTGATGAAGCAGGCAAAGCCGCGATTAAGCAGGCCGCACAGCAGATTGGGATTGTGTTTGCCGCCAATTTTAGCGTCGGGGTTAATCTGGTACTCAAGCTGTTGGAAAAAGCGGCAAAAGTGATGGGGGATTACGCGGATATTGAAATTATTGAAGCCCATCACCGGCATAAAGTTGATGCTCCATCAGGCACGGCACTGGCGATGGGGGAAGCGATCGCGGGCGCAATGAACTGGGAACTTAACGATCACGCGGTCTATGCGCGTGAAGGGCATACCGGCGAGAGGGAAGCGCAAACTATTGGGTTTTCAACTGTACGCGCGGGTGACATCGTTGGAGAACATACGGCGATGTTTGCTGATGTTGGCGAGCGGGTTGAGATTACTCATAAGGCTTCAAGTCGCATGACTTTTGCAAATGGTGCTGTAAAAGCTGCTTTGTGGGTTTCTGATAAAAAAAGCGGTATTTTTGATATGAAAGATGTGCTTTCTTTGAATGATTTGTGA